One window from the genome of Nicotiana sylvestris chromosome 9, ASM39365v2, whole genome shotgun sequence encodes:
- the LOC104242126 gene encoding probable magnesium transporter NIPA8, which translates to MGEWVIAAIINLLGSIIINFGTNLLKLGHDERKKHSKVPIKKPIIYFQTWRAGILFFAIGNCLNFISFGYAAQSLLAALGSIQFVSNIVFAYFLSNKTVTIKLVLATAFIVVGNIFLVAFGNHQSPVYMPEQLAENYTNTTFLLYCFTLVVLVVVLHHSVYKRGEGQMLVPFSYALVSGAIGSCSVLFAKSLSNMLRLSMSSTGGYAILNSRFTYSMLLMFLSTGGFWMARLNQGLSRFDAILIVPMFQIAWTFFSICTGFVYFEEYKVFDTLRTTMFILGMISVFVGCYLLAPEDDESYSKGGEVLKDEKRLFMPSQDTQIKDIEIIWTSYGDENC; encoded by the coding sequence ATGGGGGAGTGGGTAATTGCAGCCATTATCAATTTGTTAGGAAGCATTATCATTAACTTTGGAACCAACCTCCTTAAATTAGGCCACGATGAGAGAAAGAAACACTCAAAAGTTCCAATCAAGAAACCCATTATATACTTCCAAACATGGAGAGCTGGTATTCTATTCTTTGCAATAGGAAATTGTCTCAATTTCATTTCATTTGGGTATGCTGCTCAATCACTTCTAGCAGCTTTAGGATCTATACAATTTGTCTCAAACATCGTTTTCGCCTACTTTCTTTCCAACAAAACAGTGACAATCAAATTAGTGTTAGCCACTGCCTTTATTGTTGTTGGTAACATATTCCTTGTAGCCTTTGGCAATCACCAGTCCCCTGTTTACATGCCAGAGCAATTGGCTGAAAATTACACAAACACTACATTTCTCCTTTACTGTTTCACTTTGGTGGTATTAGTTGTTGTTTTACATCATTCAGTTTACAAGAGAGGAGAAGGGCAAATGCTGGTTCCATTTTCATATGCACTTGTTTCTGGTGCTATTGGATCATGTTCAGTATTGTTTGCTAAGTCTCTTTCAAACATGTTAAGATTGTCAATGTCATCAACCGGTGGTTATGCAATATTGAACAGCAGGTTCACGTATTCGATGCTGCTGATGTTTCTAAGTACTGGTGGATTTTGGATGGCGAGGTTAAACCAAGGACTTTCGCGCTTTGATGCTATACTTATTGTCCCTATGTTTCAAATAGCTTGGACTTTTTTCTCCATTTGTACTGGTTTTGTGTACTTTGAGgaatacaaggtgtttgatactTTGAGAACAACAATGTTCATTCTTGGAATGATTTCTGTGTTTGTTGGCTGCTATTTGCTAGCACCTGAAGATGATGAATCATATTCAAAAGGAGGTGAAGTACTCAAGGATGAGAAGAGGCTGTTCATGCCATCTCAAGACACCCAAATTAAGGATATAGAGATCATTTGGACAAGTTATGGTGATGAAAACTGCTAA
- the LOC104242125 gene encoding FT-interacting protein 1-like — protein MKLIIEVIDAHDLMPKDGEGSVSPFVEVDFENQLSKTRTVPKNLNPIWNHKLLFNLDDIRNYQYKYIEVSVYHERRPIPGRNFLGRVRIPCSNIVKKGEEVYQRFQLEKKWFSSFVKGEIGLKIYISSESDPNSHPQKSSSPSNIPSTENQEHLDNPPASLLPSEVASLDTPKASSSPKLENENTDISSSFASVEKPGHLTQSEQGKESFKHIEERSQFIFKHQAMQQPVIQIRKRPGVQPTTQHQVDHHPRAIYNHPSVQPTMQHQVDHPPAIHRHPSVHPTMQHQVDHSPAIRSHPSVQPTMQHQVDHPEDEYELKDTNPQLGEQWPRGGGYGGGRGWMNSDRYASTYDLVEQMFYLYVRAVKSKDLQQSVLTGSCDPYVEVKLGNYKGRTKDFEKKMNPEWNQVFAFSKDRIQSSVVEVFVKDKDMMGRDDYLGRVVFDLNEVPTRVPPDSPLAPQWYRLEDRRGEGKVRGEIMLAIWMGTQADEAFSDAWHADAAFVHGEGVMSVRSKVYVSPKLWYLRVNVIEAQDIIPNDQSRLPEVFVKAQVGNQVLKTDICPARTANPMWNEDLVFVAAEPFEEQLVLSIEDRVHPMKDEVLGRISFPLNTFEKRLDHRPVHSRWFNLDKFGFGSLEVDRRNELKFSSRVHLRVCLEGGYHVLDESAMYISDQRPTARQLWKPPVGILEIGILGAEGLLPMKMKDGRGSTDAYCVAKYGQKWVRTRTILDTFSPKWNEQYTWEVYDPCTVITLGVFDNCHLGVEKPGTGATRDSRIGKVRIRLSTLESHRIYTHSYPLLVLHPSGVKKMGELQLAVRFTSLSLANMIHTYGHPLLPKMHYLHPFTVNQVDNLRYQAMNIVAIRLARAEPPLRKEVVEYMLDVDSHMWSMRRSKANFFRIMSLLSGVISINRWFGDVCHWKNPVTSVLVHILFLILIWYPELILPTLFLYMFLIGLWNYRFRPRHPPHMDTKLSWAETVHPDELDEEFDTFPTSRPQDIARMRYDRLRSVAGRVQTVVGDIATQGERLQGVLSWRDPRATSLFIMFSLFAAVMLYVTPFRVVALVAGLYMLRHPRFRSRMPSVPGNFFKRLPARTDSML, from the coding sequence ATGAAGCTCATAATAGAAGTAATAGATGCTCATGATCTTATGCCCAAAGATGGTGAAGGATCAGTCAGTCCATTTGTAGAAGTTGATTTTGAAAACCAACTTAGCAAAACCAGAACAGTCCCTAAGAATCTCAACCCCATTTGGAACCATAAACTCCTCTTCAATCTTGATGATATAAGAAATTACCAATACAAATACATTGAAGTTTCAGTGTATCATGAGAGAAGGCCTATACCAGGGAGAAATTTTCTTGGAAGGGTGAGAATTCCTTGCTCAAATATAGTCAAGAAAGGAGAAGAGGTTTATCAAAGATTCCAACTTGAAAAGAAATGGTTTTCCTCATTTGTTAAAGGAGAAATTGGCCTCAAAATATATATTTCATCAGAATCTGATCCAAATTCACATCCTCAAAAATCTTCTAGTCCTTCAAATATTCCTTCCACAGAAAATCAAGAACATTTAGATAATCCACCAGCTTCTCTTCTACCCTCTGAAGTTGCTAGTCTTGATACTCCTAAAGCTAGTAGTAGTCCAAAACTAGAAAATGAAAACACTGACATTTCTTCTAGCTTTGCTTCAGTAGAAAAACCTGGTCATCTTACTCAAAGTGAGCAGGGAAAAGAATCCTTTAAGCATATTGAGGAAAGATCTCAGTTTATTTTCAAGCATCAAGCTATGCAGCAGCCAGTCATACAAATAAGGAAGAGACCAGGTGTCCAACCGACAACGCAGCATCAAGTAGACCATCACCCCCGAGCTATTTATAACCACCCAAGTGTCCAACCAACAATGCAGCATCAAGTAGACCATCCGCCAGCTATTCATCGCCACCCAAGTGTCCACCCAACAATGCAGCATCAAGTAGACCACTCGCCAGCTATTCGTAGCCACCCAAGTGTCCAACCGACAATGCAGCATCAAGTAGACCACCCTGAGGATGAGTATGAGCTGAAGGACACAAATCCTCAGCTCGGTGAGCAGTGGCCACGTGGCGGAGGATATGGAGGAGGAAGAGGATGGATGAATAGTGATAGATATGCAAGCACATATGACCTTGTGGAGCAGATGTTTTATCTATATGTTCGAGCTGTCAAGTCGAAAGATCTTCAACAGAGTGTCCTCACGGGTAGTTGTGATCCATATGTGGAAGTGAAGCTGGGAAATTACAAAGGAAGGACAAAGGATTTTGAGAAGAAAATGAATCCTGAGTGGAACCAGGTATTTGCTTTCTCTAAAGATCGAATTCAGTCTTCAGTTGTTGAAGTTTTTGTGAAGGATAAAGATATGATGGGAAGAGATGATTATCTTGGAAGGGTGGTTTTTGACTTGAATGAGGTCCCAACAAGAGTTCCTCCTGATAGTCCCCTGGCTCCTCAATGGTACAGACTGGAGGATCGCCGAGGAGAAGGGAAAGTAAGAGGGGAGATCATGCTTGCTATTTGGATGGGAACACAAGCAGATGAAGCATTCTCAGATGCCTGGCATGCAGATGCTGCCTTTGTTCATGGAGAGGGGGTTATGAGCGTAAGGTCCAAAGTTTATGTCTCTCCAAAACTTTGGTACCTGAGAGTAAATGTTATTGAAGCTCAGGACATCATCCCGAATGACCAGAGCCGCCTCCCTGAAGTTTTTGTGAAAGCCCAGGTGGGAAATCAGGTGCTCAAGACCGATATATGCCCTGCTCGAACAGCAAATCCAATGTGGAATGAAGATTTGGTTTTTGTAGCCGCTGAGCCTTTTGAGGAGCAGCTAGTACTCAGCATTGAGGACCGTGTTCACCCTATGAAAGATGAGGTTCTTGGGAGGATAAGTTTCCCACTCAACACATTCGAGAAGAGGCTTGACCATCGGCCTGTCCATTCTCGCTGGTTCAACCTTGACAAGTTTGGTTTTGGTTCCTTGGAGGTTGACAGGAGGAATGAACTCAAGTTTTCAAGCAGAGTTCACCTCAGAGTATGCCTTGAAGGTGGATATCATGTGCTGGATGAATCAGCCATGTATATAAGCGATCAAAGGCCAACAGCCCGACAGCTATGGAAGCCACCTGTGGGAATACTGGAAATTGGAATATTAGGTGCAGAAGGGCTTCTTCCGATGAAGATGAAGGATGGCAGAGGAAGCACAGATGCCTATTGTGTGGCTAAATATGGTCAGAAATGGGTAAGGACAAGAACCATTCTTGACACTTTCAGCCCCAAATGGAATGAGCAATACACTTGGGAAGTTTATGATCCTTGCACAGTTATCACATTGGGAGTCTTTGATAACTGCCACTTGGGAGTTGAGAAGCCAGGAACTGGAGCAACACGAGACTCGCGAATTGGAAAGGTACGTATAAGATTATCAACGTTGGAATCTCATCGAATATACACTCATTCGTATCCCCTTCTTGTTCTGCACCCATCAGGGGTTAAGAAAATGGGGGAACTCCAACTGGCAGTAAGATTCACAAGCCTTTCTTTAGCCAACATGATACATACCTATGGCCACCCTTTGCTTCCCAAAATGCATTACCTTCATCCTTTCACTGTCAACCAAGTAGATAACTTGAGATACCAAGCCATGAACATTGTTGCTATTAGGCTTGCTAGAGCTGAACCACCACTCAGGAAAGAAGTTGTAGAGTATATGTTAGATGTGGATTCTCACATGTGGAGTATGAGAAGAAGTAAGGCTAATTTCTTTAGGATCATGTCACTCCTTTCGGGCGTAATCTCCATTAATCGATGGTTTGGTGATGTTTGTCACTGGAAAAATCCAGTCACCTCAGTCTTGGTTCACATCCTCTTCCTTATACTGATCTGGTATCCAGAGTTGATTCTTCCAACTCTGTTTCTCTACATGTTCCTCATTGGACTATGGAACTATCGCTTCCGGCCAAGGCACCCTCCTCACATGGACACTAAGCTTTCATGGGCAGAAACAGTGCACCCTGATGAGCTTGATGAAGAATTCGACACGTTTCCAACATCTAGGCCCCAGGACATTGCTCGAATGAGGTATGATAGGCTGAGAAGTGTGGCCGGGAGGGTTCAGACCGTGGTCGGGGACATAGCAACACAAGGGGAGAGGCTGCAGGGGGTGCTAAGCTGGAGAGATCCAAGAGCAACCAGTCTGTTTATCATGTTCAGTCTTTTTGCAGCAGTTATGCTTTATGTGACTCCCTTCAGAGTGGTGGCTTTAGTTGCTGGATTATATATGCTAAGGCATCCCAGGTTCAGAAGCAGGATGCCCTCTGTTCCTGGCAATTTCTTCAAGAGATTACCAGCTAGAACAGATAGCATGCTATAA